The Cucumis melo cultivar AY chromosome 5, USDA_Cmelo_AY_1.0, whole genome shotgun sequence genome has a segment encoding these proteins:
- the LOC103493013 gene encoding diacylglycerol kinase 7-like: MDSPTSRGGGDSTTRIAARSSMIESFKGCGLTGLRIDKEDLRKKLQMPQYLRFAMRDSIRLQDPSAGESRLPGTRLDSLSASTFVPESTEEPPESPMVVFINPRSGGRHGRLLKDRLQMLISEEQVFDLTDVKPHEFVRYGLGCLELLAELGDACAKDVRQKIRVMVAGGDGTVGWVLGCLLELEKKDRRPVPPVGVIPLGTGNDLSRTFGWGGSFPFAWKSAIKRSLDRATTGQIRKLDSWHVFLSTPSGENVQLPHCMKPTEELALDESLEIEEALSEKASCHEGVFYNYFSIGMDAQVAYGFHNLRNEKPYLAQGPIANKLIYSGYSCGQGWFFTPCSSDPGLRGLKNILRMHVKKVNCSDWEQILIPSSVRSLVALNLNNYGSGRHPWGNLTPEYMEKRGFVEAQVDDGLLEVFGLKQGWHASLVMGELISAKHIVQAAAIRFELRGGEWKDAFLQMDGEPWKQPMSNEFSTFVEIKRVPCQSLMISGE; encoded by the exons aTGGACTCGCCAACGTCGAGAGGCGGAGGCGATTCAACAACTCGAATCGCGGCTCGATCTTCCATGATTGAGTCTTTCAAAGGATGTGGATTGACAGGGTTAAGAATTGACAAGGAGGATTTGCGGAAGAAGCTTCAGATGCCGCAGTACCTTCGTTTTGCTATGAGAGATTCCATCCGGCTGCAGGACCCTAGCGCTGGAGAAAGCCGGTTACCTGGTACTAGGCTTGATTCTCTCTCTGCCTCAACCTTTGTACCCGAGAGTACCGAGGAACCTCCGGAGTCACCCATGGTGGTGTTTATTAATCCACGGAGTGGTGGTCGCCATGGCCGCTTGCTTAAGGACAGACTCCAGATGTTAATTAGCGAAGAACAG GTTTTTGACTTAACTGATGTGAAGCCTCATGAATTTGTTAGATATGGATTGGGATGCCTTGAGTTATTGGCTGAACTTGGTGATGCTTGTGCTAAAGATGTTCGACAGAAGATTAGGGTCATG GTTGCTGGAGGTGATGGTACTGTAGGTTGGGTACTTGGTTGTCTATTAGAACTTGAGAAAAAGGACAGGCGGCCTGTTCCCCCAGTAGGAGTAATTCCTCTTGGTACTGGCAACGACTTGTCCAGAACCTTTGGCTGG GGTGGTTCTTTTCCTTTTGCTTGGAAGTCAGCCATCAAGAGATCCCTGGACAGGGCAACCACCGGTCAGATTCGCAAATTGGATAG TTGGCATGTTTTTCTTTCTACACCATCAGGAGAAAATGTGCAGTTACCACATTGCATGAAACCTACAGAAGAGCTTGCTCTTGATGAG agcttggaaattgaggaagCATTATCAGAGAAAGCAAGCTGCCACGAAGGAGTATTTTATAATTACTTCAGCATAG GAATGGATGCTCAGGTGGCTTATGGCTTCCACAATCTACGTAATGAAAAACCTTACCTTGCACAAGGTCCAATTGCGAACAAG TTGATTTATTCCGGCTATAGTTGTGGTCAGGGCTGGTTCTTCACGCCTTGCTCTAGTGATCCGGGTTTAAG GGGCCTTAAAAACATCTTAAGGATGCATGTCAAAAAGGTCAATTGCTCAGATTGGGAGCAGATTTTAATTCCCTCGAG TGTGAGATCTCTTGTTGCTTTGAATCTCAACAACTATGGTAGTGGCAGGCATCCATGGGGAAATCTTACGCCAGAGTACATGGAAAAG agaGGATTTGTAGAGGCACAGGTTGATGATGGTCTTTTAGAAGTTTTTGGTCTAAAACAAGGATGGCATGCATCACTTGTTATGGGAGAACTCATCTCAGCTAAACATATAGTTCAG GCTGCAGCGATTCGATTTGAGCTTCGAGGTGGAGAATGGAAAGACGCATTTTTGCAGATGGATGGAGAACCATGGAAGCAACCGATGAGCAATGAGTTTTCGACTTTTGTTGAAATCAAGAGGGTACCTTGTCAATCACTCATGATCAGCGGAGAATAA
- the LOC103499225 gene encoding protein GLUTAMINE DUMPER 1-like, producing MEAQATAPVTPWHSPLPYLFGALAAVCILISFSLLILGCSYCRKISVSILNGNHDAARDADMESGRGKGDDDPNPLPCAVFNDKVLVIMAGEVNPSFIATPMSTGCREKGHDGLS from the coding sequence ATGGAGGCACAGGCAACCGCCCCCGTCACACCATGGCATTCTCCCTTACCCTACTTATTCGGTGCCCTTGCTGCCGTTTGTATTCTTATCTCTTTTTCTCTGTTGATCCTTGGTTGTTCCTATTGCCGGAAGATTTCTGTTTCTATACTGAACGGCAACCACGATGCTGCTCGAGATGCTGACATGGAGTCTGGTCGAGGCAAAGGCGATGATGATCCGAATCCGCTACCATGCGCCGTGTTTAACGACAAGGTCTTGGTTATAATGGCTGGAGAAGTTAACCCAAGTTTTATAGCTACTCCCATGTCGACGGGTTGTCGTGAAAAGGGACATGACGGGTTGTCCTGA